From Scylla paramamosain isolate STU-SP2022 unplaced genomic scaffold, ASM3559412v1 Contig3, whole genome shotgun sequence, a single genomic window includes:
- the LOC135096330 gene encoding uncharacterized protein LOC135096330 isoform X1 — MVEQVADFEEGGEEVVGPVQGTVVEAPELPEIKLFGKWSLDDVQLNDMSLQDYIAVKKYYAKYLPHSAGRYAAKRFRKAQCPIVERLTNSLMMHGRNNGKKLLAVRIVKHSFEIIHLLTGENPVQIVVNAIINSGPREDSTRIGRAGTVRRQAVDVSPLRRVNQAIWLLTTGAREAAFRNIKTIAECLADELINASRGSSNSYAIKKKDELERVAKSKPLRKSLLNYGEIKL, encoded by the exons ATGGTGGAG CAGGTGGCAGACTttgaggaggggggagaggaggtggtggggccAGTGCAGGGGACGGTGGTGGAGGCGCCCGAGCTGCCGGAGATCAAGCTGTTCGGCAAGTGGTCCCTCGATGATGTGCAGCTCAACGACATGtctctgcag GACTACATCGCCGTCAAGAAGTACTATGCCAAGTATCTCCCCCACTCGGCCGGTCGGTACGCGGCCAAGAGGTTCCGGAAGGCCCAGTGTCCGATCGTGGAGCGCCTCACTAACTCGCTGATGATGCACGGCAGGAATAACGGAAAGAAGCTGCTGGCCGTTAGAATTGTCAAGCACTCGTTTGAGATCATCCACCTGCTGACTGGAGAG AACCCAGTGCAGATTGTGGTGAACGCGATCATCAATTCTGGTCCACGTGAAGACTCAACGCGTATTGGCCGTGCAGGAACTGTGCGTCGCCAGGCTGTGGACGTGTCGCCCCTCAGGAGGGTCAACCAG gCCATCTGGCTGCTGACTACTGGGGCTCGTGAGGCAGCCTTCCGCAACATCAAGACTATCGCTGAGTGCCTGGCTGACGAGCTGATCAACGCCTCCAGG GGCTCCTCCAACAGCTACGCCATCAAGAAGAAGGACGAGCTGGAACGCGTCGCCAAGTCCAAACCGTTAAGAAAGTCCTTGTTGAactatggggaaattaaactgTGA
- the LOC135096330 gene encoding uncharacterized protein LOC135096330 isoform X2, whose translation MVEVADFEEGGEEVVGPVQGTVVEAPELPEIKLFGKWSLDDVQLNDMSLQDYIAVKKYYAKYLPHSAGRYAAKRFRKAQCPIVERLTNSLMMHGRNNGKKLLAVRIVKHSFEIIHLLTGENPVQIVVNAIINSGPREDSTRIGRAGTVRRQAVDVSPLRRVNQAIWLLTTGAREAAFRNIKTIAECLADELINASRGSSNSYAIKKKDELERVAKSKPLRKSLLNYGEIKL comes from the exons ATGGTGGAG GTGGCAGACTttgaggaggggggagaggaggtggtggggccAGTGCAGGGGACGGTGGTGGAGGCGCCCGAGCTGCCGGAGATCAAGCTGTTCGGCAAGTGGTCCCTCGATGATGTGCAGCTCAACGACATGtctctgcag GACTACATCGCCGTCAAGAAGTACTATGCCAAGTATCTCCCCCACTCGGCCGGTCGGTACGCGGCCAAGAGGTTCCGGAAGGCCCAGTGTCCGATCGTGGAGCGCCTCACTAACTCGCTGATGATGCACGGCAGGAATAACGGAAAGAAGCTGCTGGCCGTTAGAATTGTCAAGCACTCGTTTGAGATCATCCACCTGCTGACTGGAGAG AACCCAGTGCAGATTGTGGTGAACGCGATCATCAATTCTGGTCCACGTGAAGACTCAACGCGTATTGGCCGTGCAGGAACTGTGCGTCGCCAGGCTGTGGACGTGTCGCCCCTCAGGAGGGTCAACCAG gCCATCTGGCTGCTGACTACTGGGGCTCGTGAGGCAGCCTTCCGCAACATCAAGACTATCGCTGAGTGCCTGGCTGACGAGCTGATCAACGCCTCCAGG GGCTCCTCCAACAGCTACGCCATCAAGAAGAAGGACGAGCTGGAACGCGTCGCCAAGTCCAAACCGTTAAGAAAGTCCTTGTTGAactatggggaaattaaactgTGA
- the LOC135096247 gene encoding LOW QUALITY PROTEIN: mitochondrial import inner membrane translocase subunit Tim23-like (The sequence of the model RefSeq protein was modified relative to this genomic sequence to represent the inferred CDS: deleted 1 base in 1 codon), protein MAMDNRSGGILGLVNPSYGASDPGMNVPLTSKPGLSQLSPYLNFDPSYLQTTQPEFIALEGQPQRRGRFELAFSQIGGSCLVGAGLGGGHGLYRGLVETAASGHTGKIRRTQLLNYIMKRGSASANTLGVVAFMYSGLGWMIYYFRGNQEDHLNTVSAATLTGLLYKSTAGLKKCAAGGLVGLGLSLAVVAFSSRDKLKDQYGHHF, encoded by the exons ATGGCCATGGATAACCGCAGCGGAGGCATATTAGGCCTGGTGAACCCCTCCTATGGCGCCTCAGACCCCGGCATGAACGTCCCGC TGACCTCCAAGCCAGGCCTGTCACAGCTGTCCCCATACTTGAACTTTGACCCCAGCTACCTGCAGACGACTCAGCCGGAGTTTATTGCATTGGAGGGACAGCCGCAGAGGAGG GGACGCTTCGAACTGGCCTTCTCCCAGattggag GGTCGTGCCTGGTGGGGGCTGGGCTGGGGGGCGGCCATGGCTTGTACCGTGGCTTGGTGGAGACAGCTGCCTCTGGTCACACTGGCAAGATTAGGAGGAccca ACTCCTCAACTACATCATGAAGCGCGGGTCAGCGTCGGCAAACACCCTTGGAGTCGTCGCGTTTATGTATTCGGGACTTGGCTGGATGATCTACTATTTCCGCGGCAACCAGGAGGACCACCTAAATACAGTCTCTGCCGCCACTCTCACCGGACTGCTGTATAAGTCCACAGCCGGTCTGAAGAAGTGTGCGGCCGGTGGTCTGGTTGGATTAGGCCTGTCGTTGGCTGTCGTCGCCTTCTCCTCCAGGGATAAGCTCAAGGATCAGTACGGACATCACTTCTAG